A stretch of Halichondria panicea chromosome 1, odHalPani1.1, whole genome shotgun sequence DNA encodes these proteins:
- the LOC135334873 gene encoding uncharacterized protein LOC135334873 codes for MGNIYSKEETSGSSDRERDWAHPIPFCDNASISNASILSESNPSLAEQLYDPAEESSQESFKRSNSNSSLSDDSGAHSDDAELDTYFRCPCGRTDFPHCLYPPPMCLDNRHSNTQGFPELDLSHGADNESRVQQRMDERLVAETTTIRNEYMRFGMAVRNWVQSINQIESILMTLVQLQGQPHANFSSFDELFRAVIVNADYINHEALKIVVEECRRQGSNDELYAVVQVAEEKFDQAFCKFARQRVFSLPGGLEELPLPTQQGVYKELKLKIEENYTTFTMERLMYFKKVVKKVLHLPEQIILRLTSVNEGCVQITFQVIGTVSNKIFELTPSQKNALIGYNITMIECNGCVLYCCCDLFKDEEALDVINQVYQRVRLTALPRNVTEQQLLLEEHSSDCPHIKKENCAIEMCSSCAKQMHHCSLEYHALRCSNDAWFWSYTSSEFSDDDIYSEEENFKNCLPQPRHPFVECDTKNECLEGLVKQAPKKSVPFEAHSGPPGGIKASMRTVCFLSVVIALAAISFYLSSSSSVLYQRDVMRPTKVFRDPIGLLDVENVNHFMLKVNSSRRQLLNYSSSKCTLCQKNPPITDIDMRRARRVEIDVVKTLLLTKKKLPNVYITCKFRPQPDEPSFLQLNIRSTLSLSRHPIIHVLLDLLTSTYEQRMDRVRNVWMKGIGLMEGSITTELGRTFNDQSCKCRGAYTLCYHKSKLKESISLKASCLTIMHGLLDMLFHLGAHAYWPSKHFQESTRQLRLIIKTTQNKRSPLSSRRDFACYTGPSTPDRLFLSVIQFHWWHSNNCDCTRSLGNLNAVLPPHTHVPSSAPYTTNFKSKFKHHEHHFQLPIHISTSYHVKTSFCTKKHVLSPFRRWALFLTSLSLTPPPILSISQIHVQSSHVVLLALMCLTYSVFFWSQPYFQN; via the exons ATGGGGAATATTTACTCAAAAGAAGAAACAAGCGGCTCAT ctgatagagagagagattgGGCACACCCAATACCATTTTGTGACAATGCTTCTATCT CTAACGCCAGTATCCTTTCGGAATCGAATCCTTCTCTTGCTGAACAGTTATACGATCCTG CTGAAGAATCTTCTCAAGAGAGCTTCAAGCGAAGTAACTCCAACTCCAGCCTTTCGGACGACAGTGGTGCTCATTCCGACGATGCAGAACTAGACACCTACTTTCGCTGTCCATGTGGCCGTACTGACTTTCCTCACTGCCTCTACCCACCTCCAATGTGCCTAGATAATCGTCACTCAAACACACAAGGATTCCCAGAGCTGGATTTATCTCATGGCGCTGACAATGAAAGCAGAGTACAACAAAGGATGGATGAACGTTTGGTTGCGGAAACAACTACTATTAGAAATGAATATATGAGGTTTGGGATGGCTGTGCGCAACTGGGTGCAATCGATCAATCAAATCGAATCTATTCTGATGACTCTTGTTCAGTTACAAGGGCAGCCGCACGCTAACTTCTCCAGTTTTGATGAGCTATTTCGAGCTGTCATAGTGAATGCTGACTACATCAATCATGAAGCTCTAAAAATTGTCGTTGAAGAATGCAGAAGGCAAGGATCTAATGACGAACTTTACGCTGTTGTCCAAGTTGCTGAAGAAAAATTTGATCAAGCATTTTGTAAATTTGCCCGACAACGTGTGTTTTCTCTCCCAGGTGGCCTAGAGGAACTTCCTCTACCCACACAACAGGGAGTATACAAAGAGCTGAAGTTGAAGATCGAGGAAAACTACACCACATTTACGATGGAACGATTGATGTACTTCAAAAAGGTTGTAAAGAAGGTCTTGCATCTCCCAGAACAGATAATACTGAGACTTACGTCTGTGAATGAAGGCTGTGTACAAATTACTTTCCAAGTAATTGGCACAGTTTCTAACAAAATCTTTGAGCTGACACCCAGCCAGAAGAATGCTTTGATCGGGTATAACATCACAATGATCGAGTGCAATGGATGTGTTCTTTATTGCTGCTGTGATCTTTTCAAAGATGAG GAAGCTCTGGATGTCATCAACCAAGTTTACCAGCGAGTAAGATTGACCGCTCTACCAAGGAATG TCACTGAGCAACAGCTACTTCTTGAGGAACATTCTTCGGATTGCCCACACATTAAG AAGGAAAACTGTGCAATTGAGATGTGCTCTAGCTGTGCAAAACAAATGCATCATTGCTCCTTGGAG TACCACGCTCTGAGATGCAGTAACGACGCCTGGTTTTGGAGTTACACCAGCTCTGAG TTTTCTGACGATGACATTTACTCCGAGGAAGAAAACTTTAAGAACTGTTTGCCCCAACCTCGCCATCCATTTGTTGAGTGTGACACAAAGAATGAGTGTCTGGAAGGTTTAGTCAAACAGGCACCCAAGAAAAGTGTTCCCTTTGAAGCACATTCAGGACCACCTGGAG GAATAAAAGCTTCAATGCGAACAGTCTGTTTTCTCAGTGTGGTTATTGCTCTTGCAGCCATCTCTTTCTACTTGTCGAGTTCCAGCTCTGTCCTCTACCAAAGGGATGTGATGCGGCCTACAAAG GTGTTTCGAGATCCAATTGGCCTTCTTGACGTGGAAAATGTTAATCATTTCATGCTCAAGGTTAACAGCAGCAGACGACAACTTTTAAACTATTCGAGCTCAAAATGTACATTGTGTCAGAAAAATCCTCCTATTACTGATATTGATATGAGAAGAGCGAGAAGAGTG GAAATTGATGTTGTGAAGACCTTACTTTTGACTAAGAAGAAATTGCCCAACGTGTATATAACTTGCAAATTCAGACCACAACCGGATGAGCCAAGCTTTCTGCAGCTGAACATAAGGAGCACACTATCTCTCTCAAGGCATcccattatacatgtacttcttgATTTACTG ACTTCTACGTACGAACAAAGAATGGATCGAGTAAGGAACGTATGGATGAAAGGAATAGGACTCATGGAAGGCTCAATAACGACAGAATTg GGCCGTACTTTCAATGATCAGTCATGCAAGTGTCGAGGTGCATATACATTGTGCTACCATAAATCGAAATTGAAGGAGTCAATTTCATTGAAAGCATCGTGTTTGACAATAATGCACGGACTATTAGACATGTTGTTTCATCTTGGAGCTCATGCTTACTGGCCGAGTAAACACTTTCAGGAATCAACACGCCAGTTGCGGCTGATAATTAAGACTACGCAGAACAAACGTTCCCCATTGTCTTCAAGGCGAGATTTTGCTTGTTATACAGGCCCTTCAACGCCAGATCGCCTGTTCTTGTCGGTGATACAATTTCACTGGTGGCACTCAAATAACTGTGACTGTACTCGAAGCTTAGGGAATTTAAACGCGGTGTTACcaccacatacacatgtaccttCTAGTGCCCCATATACAACCAATTTTAAAAGCAAATTTAAGCATCATGAACACCACTTTCAACTTCCAATCCATATAAGCACTTCCTACCATGTGAAAACCTCTTTTTGTACCAAGAAACATGTACTTTCCCCCTTTCGACGCTGGGCTTTATTTTTGACATCCCTCTCACTCACACCTCCGCCGATATTGTCCATTTCACAAATACATGTTCAAAGCTCTCATGTTGTTTTGTTGGCACTCATGTGTCTGACATATTCCGTCTTTTTTTGGTCACAACCGTATTTTCAAAATTGA
- the LOC135336587 gene encoding uncharacterized protein LOC135336587 isoform X1 has protein sequence MYQRQLSNNSSASYNYHSDQSNSGPQSLAVSGYDHQPRYVSPGYSHEAAHSHPPHPPHPPQRSHSSYNSHSSYSPQGSHSSYNLHSSHYSHPPQGSPATYKAWNCQAATAYSPNAYQRTSHQNSLYETAIHSSRSKVVSSAYPHTIPYHEDSTAEDVPEVNPYAIAAQRVPEVCPYAIAPYSSSEENDSDSESGTKSLPSPPSFHPSLLIEESVRGVDEALAKYDRDIHIMNHRPQRGGSIPTDKQAGMSEEEKYQMQVPCSHPVTHPVDKDSDYFPISSNFPRPDPEMVAKQHEMYQEMLSQQLPDTPQEDEIIQRSIMARRDQLK, from the exons ATGTACCAGCGACAGTTGTCTAATAACTCCTCAGCAAGCTACAACTACCACAGTGACCAGTCTAACAGTGGACCTCAATCTCTAGCAGTGTCGGGGTATGATCACCAGCCAAGATATGTATCACCAGGTTATAGCCATGAAGCAGCACactcacaccctccacaccctccacaccctcCACAAAGGTCACACTCTTCATACAACTCCCACTCTTCATACTCTCCACAAGGATCACACTCTTCGTACAACCTCCACTCCTCACACTATTCACACCCTCCACAAGGGTCACCCGCCACTTACAAGGCGTGGAACTGCCAAGCAGCTACTGCTTACAGTCCCAATGCATACCAACGTACCTCACACCAAAACTCTCTGTACGAAACAGCTATTCATTCATCGAGATCGAAAGTTGTTTCATCCGCCTACCCTCACACCATCCCCTATCATGAGGACAGCACTGCTGAAGATGTACCTGAAGTGAACCCATACGCCATTGCTGCCCAGCGTGTACCTGAAGTGTGTCCGTACGCCATTGCTCCATACTCATCTTCTGAGGAGAATGACAGTGACAGTGAATCAGGGACCAAAT CTCTTCCATCGCCTCCCTCCTTCCACCCCTCCCTCCTAATTGAAGAGAGTGTCCGTGGTGTTGATGAGGCTCTTGCTAAGTACGACCGTGATATCCACATCATGAACCACCGTCCCCAGAGAGGAGGATCAATCCCCACCGACAAGCAAGCTGGGATGAGCGAGGAAGAGAAGTACCAAATGCAGGTACCTTGTAGTCAC CCGGTGACCCACCCAGTTGACAAGGACAGCGATTATTTCCCTATCTCCTCAAACTTCCCCAGGCCAGATCCTGAGATGGTTGCCAAGCAACACGAGATGTATCAAGagatgctgagtcagcaattgCCCGATACCCCCCAGGAAGATGAGATCATTCAACGAAGTATCATGGCTCGTAGGGACCAACTGAAATAG
- the LOC135336587 gene encoding uncharacterized protein LOC135336587 isoform X2, with the protein MYQRQLSNNSSASYNYHSDQSNSGPQSLAVSGYDHQPRYVSPGYSHEAAHSHPPHPPHPPQRSHSSYNSHSSYSPQGSHSSYNLHSSHYSHPPQGSPATYKAWNCQAATAYSPNAYQRTSHQNSLYETAIHSSRSKVVSSAYPHTIPYHEDSTAEDVPEVNPYAIAAQRVPEVCPYAIAPYSSSEENDSDSESGTKSLPSPPSFHPSLLIEESVRGVDEALAKYDRDIHIMNHRPQRGGSIPTDKQAGMSEEEKYQMQPVTHPVDKDSDYFPISSNFPRPDPEMVAKQHEMYQEMLSQQLPDTPQEDEIIQRSIMARRDQLK; encoded by the exons ATGTACCAGCGACAGTTGTCTAATAACTCCTCAGCAAGCTACAACTACCACAGTGACCAGTCTAACAGTGGACCTCAATCTCTAGCAGTGTCGGGGTATGATCACCAGCCAAGATATGTATCACCAGGTTATAGCCATGAAGCAGCACactcacaccctccacaccctccacaccctcCACAAAGGTCACACTCTTCATACAACTCCCACTCTTCATACTCTCCACAAGGATCACACTCTTCGTACAACCTCCACTCCTCACACTATTCACACCCTCCACAAGGGTCACCCGCCACTTACAAGGCGTGGAACTGCCAAGCAGCTACTGCTTACAGTCCCAATGCATACCAACGTACCTCACACCAAAACTCTCTGTACGAAACAGCTATTCATTCATCGAGATCGAAAGTTGTTTCATCCGCCTACCCTCACACCATCCCCTATCATGAGGACAGCACTGCTGAAGATGTACCTGAAGTGAACCCATACGCCATTGCTGCCCAGCGTGTACCTGAAGTGTGTCCGTACGCCATTGCTCCATACTCATCTTCTGAGGAGAATGACAGTGACAGTGAATCAGGGACCAAAT CTCTTCCATCGCCTCCCTCCTTCCACCCCTCCCTCCTAATTGAAGAGAGTGTCCGTGGTGTTGATGAGGCTCTTGCTAAGTACGACCGTGATATCCACATCATGAACCACCGTCCCCAGAGAGGAGGATCAATCCCCACCGACAAGCAAGCTGGGATGAGCGAGGAAGAGAAGTACCAAATGCAG CCGGTGACCCACCCAGTTGACAAGGACAGCGATTATTTCCCTATCTCCTCAAACTTCCCCAGGCCAGATCCTGAGATGGTTGCCAAGCAACACGAGATGTATCAAGagatgctgagtcagcaattgCCCGATACCCCCCAGGAAGATGAGATCATTCAACGAAGTATCATGGCTCGTAGGGACCAACTGAAATAG